A single region of the Plutella xylostella chromosome 7, ilPluXylo3.1, whole genome shotgun sequence genome encodes:
- the LOC105389268 gene encoding odorant receptor Or2, with product MIKSFLRSLEHPKHPLLGPNICVLVSSGMLQYSEGIIKYFINSIHLFASLFILTQFYDLWLNRADVEKSLRDLSYVILSVNGSVKTWAFILCQKYWKDILESVSSIELSQLSKRDRKATMIIRQYTDYARKFTYFYWTLVTATVSVVVLAPFVSYFLSSKFRQDLSDGTVTYPEILSSWTPFDKTSGFGLIIYITTDVLICIIGGAVIASYDTTSIVLLIFFAGQLKLLKANCARIFGEDCAITPTEIYTNLRDCHRHHVFLVKYAKILNSLLSPVLFFYVITCSLMICASAVQFTMDTISLMHKLWVAEYLVALISQLFFYCWHGNYVVFKSEQVCQGIYESAWWQHCVPSRKSILLLGGQLRKRIVFTAGPFATLTIPTFITVMKGAYSYYTLLSKKEK from the exons ATGATAAAGTCGTTTTTACGCTCTTTAGAGCATCCAAAACATCCCCTTTTGGGCCCAAATATTTGCGTTCTAGTGTCCTCAGGCATGCTGCAATATAGTGAAGGAATCATCAAATACTTTATAAATTCGATCCATTTGTTTGCTTCGTTGTTCATTCTTACCCAATTTTATGACCTTTGGTTAAACCGAGCAGATGTTGAAAAGTCTTTACGGGATCTCTCATACGTTATACTAAGTGTTAACGGCTCTGTTAAGACCTGGGCATTTATTTTGTGTCAAAAATACTGGAAAGATATATTGGAGTCGGTTTCTAGTATTGAACTTTCTCAGTTATCTAAACGTGACCGAAAAGCTACCATGATTATCAGGCAATATACAGATTATGCGAgaaaatttacttacttttactgGACATTAGTTACTGCTACCGTGAGCGTCGTGGTTTTGGCGCCTTTCGTGTCATACTTCTTATCTTCAAAGTTTAGACAGGATCTCTCTGATGGGACTGTAACTTATCCAGAAATTTTGAGCTCATGGACACCTTTTGACAAAACATCTGGATTTGGACTTATAATTTACATTACAACTGATGTATTGATCTGTATCATTGGTGGGGCTGTTATAGCATCGTATGACACTACATCCATAGTTTTACTCATATTTTTTGCTGGGCAACTGAAGTTACTTAAGGCAAACTGTGCCAGGATATTTGGAGAAGATTGTGCGATAACCCCAACGGAAATTTACACGAATCTACGTGATTGTCATCGTCACCATGTATTTTTGGTCAA ATATGCAAAGATTTTGAATTCTTTGTTGTCTCCAGTTCTATTCTTTTATGTAATCACATGTTCCCTGATGATATGTGCAAGCGCAGTTCAGTTTACTATG GACACCATTTCGCTGATGCATAAGTTGTGGGTCGCGGAGTATCTTGTGGCTCTGATATCCCAATTATTTTTCTATTGCTGGCATGGAAATTACGTTGTATTTAag AGTGAGCAAGTATGCCAAGGAATATACGAAAGCGCCTGGTGGCAACACTGCGTGCCTTCGCGTAAGAGCATTTTGCTGTTGGGCGGGCAGTTACGCAAAAGAATAGTATTCACTGCTGGACCATTCGCTACGCTTACCATACCCACGTTTATAACG gtgaTGAAGGGTGCTTATAGCTACTACACACTATTAAGCAAGAAAGAGAAGTAA